From one Rattus norvegicus strain BN/NHsdMcwi chromosome 7, GRCr8, whole genome shotgun sequence genomic stretch:
- the Ifng gene encoding interferon gamma precursor has protein sequence MSATRRVLVLQLCLMALSGCYCQGTLIESLESLKNYFNSSSMDAMEGKSLLLDIWRNWQKDGNTKILESQIISFYLRLFEVLKDNQAISNNISVIESHLITNFFSNSKAKKDAFMSIAKFEVNNPQIQHKAVNELIRVIHQLSPESSLRKRKRSRC, from the exons ATGAGTGCTACACGCCGCGTCTTGGTTTTGCAGCTCTGCCTCATGGCCCTCTCTGGCTGTTACTGCCAAGGCACACTCATTGAAAGCCTAGAAAGTCTGAAGAACTATTTT aACTCAAGTAGCATGGATGCTATGGAAGGAAAGAGCCTCCTCTTGGATATCTGGAGGAACTGGCAAAAG GACGGTAACACGAAAATACTTGAGAGCCAGATTATCTCTTTCTACCTCAGACTCTTTGAAGTCTTGAAAGACAACCAGGCCATCAGCAACAACATAAGTGTCATCGAATCGCACCTGATCACTAACTTCTTCAGCAACAGTAAAGCAAAAAAGGATGCATTCATGAGCATCGCCAAGTTCGAG GTGAACAACCCACAGATCCAGCACAAAGCTGTCAATGAACTCATCAGAGTGATTCACCAGCTGTCACCAGAATCTAGCCTAAGGAAGCGGAAAAGGAGTCGGTGCTGA